Proteins found in one Crassostrea angulata isolate pt1a10 chromosome 3, ASM2561291v2, whole genome shotgun sequence genomic segment:
- the LOC128179075 gene encoding MFS-type transporter SLC18B1-like, producing MQPERGEREPLLKRTVDSSECRKDPISNVNDEKENDFSFSKIPRQKKILLASMATVNFFSVTCFSLLAPFFPAEAERKGVSQTVVGLIFGVFEFVIFMSSPIFGNFITRIGSKFMFLAGTMVGGACAILFGLLDKSPDGTTYIVMCFLCRTVEALGCSMFVTASFAIIANVFPDNVATVFGLLETFSGLGLIAGPAVGGAFYQLGGFGLPFFVVGSITIVNGVVGYFLLGEINDAPRPRKKSILYLLWNPFSWVLMLCISCGSFSLGFLDPTLALHAEKLPELKGKAALVGLMFLVGGGIYSFTAPLWGYLTDKKGYVKTMISIGNLVAAVGYLLMGPTPLIPDLPFKLWLLLSSLALMGLGIGCAIIPTFRGVLESAKELGLEENMDTHGMVSGLFNSCFSLGAFLGPTIGGLLADKFGFDWAATGCAGLLTFSVVILLVFSICRANSPRKPYQGSVHLYDPTASEAAISGV from the exons aTGCAGCCAGAGAGAGGTGAACGAGAACCTCTGTTAAAGCGGACAGTTGATTCTTCAGAATGTAGGAAAGACCCAATCAGCAATGTCAACGATGAAAAGGAAAATgacttttcattttcaaaaattcccAGACAAAAGAAGATTCTACTAGCATCCATGGCAACAGTGAACTTTTTTAGTGTAACTTGTTTTTCTCTGTTAGCTCCATTTTTTCCAGCTGAG GCAGAAAGAAAAGGTGTGTCACAAACTGTGGTCGGCCTTATTTTTGGAGTCTTTGAATTTGTGATTTTTATGTCATCCCCAATATTTGGAAATTTT ATTACAAGAATTGGGTCAAAGTTCATGTTCCTTGCTGGAACCATGGTGGGTGGGGCTTGTGCAATACTATTTGG atTGTTAGACAAGAGTCCAGATGGAACTACCTATATTGTGATGTGTTTTCTCTGTCGAACAGTAGAAGCTTTAGGATGTTCCATGTTTGTCACTGCAAGTTTTGCCATTATTGCCAATGTGTTCCCTGACAATGTTGCAACTGTTTTT GGTTTATTAGAGACCTTTAGTGGACTAGGTTTGATTGCAGGACCAGCTGTTGGTGGGGCGTTTTATCAG CTGGGTGGTTTTGGACTGCCGTTCTTTGTAGTTGGATCTATAACAATAGTAAATGGGGTGGTTGGATATTTTCTCCTCGGGGAAATAAATG ATGCCCCAAGGCCAAGAAAAAAGTCCATTCTTTATCTTCTTTGGAATCCATTTTCATGGGTCCTAATGCTCTGCATTTCATGTGGGAGCTTTTCCCTGGGATTTCTGGATCCAACATTAGCTTTACATGCTGAAAAGCTACCAGAG TTAAAAGGCAAAGCAGCGCTTGTGGGGCTGATGTTTCTGGTAGGAGGTGGAATTTATTCCTTCACAGCTCCACTATGGGGATATCTTACAGACAAAAAG GGCTATGTTAAAACCATGATTAGTATTGGAAATTTGGTAGCAGCAGTAGGATATTTATTGATGGGACCCACTCCACTGATACCCGACTTACCAtt CAAGCTCTGGTTGCTGTTATCATCACTGGCTCTAATGGGCTTGGGAATTGGTTGTGCCATCATTCCAACATTTAGGGGTGTGCTTGAATCTGCCAA AGAGCTTGGATTAGAAGAAAATATGGACACTCATGGGATGGTGTCAGGTCTCTTCAATTCCTGTTTTTCacttgg GGCATTCTTGGGGCCTACCATAGGAGGATTGTTAGCTGATAAATTTGGCTTTGATTGGGCAGCAACAGGTTGTGCCGGTTTACTTACATTCTCT GTGGTGATACT